In Methanothermobacter tenebrarum, the sequence AAGCCCTTTGATTTGGAGGGCACTATCCGGAAGGTTATAAATGCCGGTAGTAATATTATCAGTAGGAAGGGCGCGACTGAGTATGGTCCGGCTTTTGCCGTTTCGAATATTGTTAAGACTGTCTTGAATGATGAGAAGAGGATATTGACGGTTTCGACCTTGATTGATGGTGAGGTAGCAGATATAAGGGATGTTTGTCTTGGGGTTCCTGTTAAGCTTGGAAAGGATGGTATTGAGGGTATTGTACCATTTCTTATGGATGATAATGAACGGGAGGCTTTTATTGAGGCGGCTGAGTTTGTTAAAGGTTCAACCATGGAAGTGATGCGCTTACTTGAAGAGGAAGGTTTAAAAAGGCGTTAATAACTTATCTTCTTTTTTTATTGTGGATGAGTTAACCCCCAATGGAAACACTTATATAATTGTTCAATTATAAGTGTTTTTACGGGCAGTTTTTTGAACATTGTATAGTATGGTTTTTTTGTGGTGGGTGTCCCAGAAAAATGTGCCGGTAACCATCTTCCGGTAGTATTATATTGGGAAACCAACTTAATATAATCAAAAAAAGATCGTAAGGAGTTGCCCATGATAAGGATAGGAATACTAGACCTCCAAGGAGACGTGTCAGAACACCTCGAAATGACAAAAAAGGCGATAAAAAACTTGAAAATAGAAGCAGAAGCCAAAAAGGTGAAAAAAAAAGGATGAGATAAGATCATGTGACGCTCTGATAATCTCAGGTGGCGAAAGCACAGTCATAGGCAAACTCATGGAAAAAGAAAACATAATAAAAACCCTAAAAAAGGAAAAAATACCAATAATGGGCACCTGCGCCGGGATGATACTCCTAGCAAAGGAAACAGACCACAAACAACCCCTCCTAGGCATAATAGACATGAAAGTGAAAAGAAACGCCTTCGGAAGACAAAGAGAATCATTCGAAGAAAAAATAAGAATACTAGGCAAAGAATTCAACGGCATATTCATAAGAGCACCAGCAGTCACAAAAACCGGACCCGGAGTAAAAATCCTCTCAAAACTCAACAACAAGATAATAGCAGTAAAACAAGGAAAAAACATCGCACTAGCATTCCATCCAGAACTAGGCAACGACACCCTAATCCACGAACACTTCATAAAGGAGGTAATATGATTGTGCGGAATAGCCGGGATAGTATACAAGGACGGTAAACTCCACCCAGCAGGAAGAGACATGACAAAAATGCTTCACGCACTACAACACAGAGGTCCCGACTCCGCGGGCTTCTCAATCTACGGAGGACTAAAACTAGCCGACGACGAATACCTACTCAACATAGAAATCAAAGAAAAAAAAGACCTACTAGACAGGGTTAAAGAGACAATAGAAGCCACAACAAGGATAAAATCAGAAGAAAAAATACAATCCGTGGAAAACTACATAATATACCGTTGCAAGATAAGCCTAGAATCATTCTCACAACTAAAACCTCTAATAATGGAAATAGACAAAATAGAAGACGTCACAGTATTAAACGGGAGCCACTCATTCGAAATGATAAAAGATGTTGGAACAGTCCTAGAAATAGCCGACCGCTACAACACATGGTCCAAAAAGGGCACACACGCCATAGGCCACACTAGATTCTCAACAGAGAGCATAGTAGACAGATACCACGCACACCCATTCCAAAGCTACATAATCCCAGACATCACAGTAGTCCACAACGGACAAATAACAAACTACTGGAAAATAAGAGACCCACTCGAAAGAAAAGGCCACATATTCGAAACAACAAACGACACCGAATGCATAGTACACTACATAGCAGACAAACTCGCAGAAGGTTACAAACTAGAAGAAGCACTAGAACAATCAGTAAAAGACATGGACGGCCCATTCTCATATATAGTCGGAACACCAAAGGGCATAGGAATAGCAAAAGACCAACTAGGCCTACGCCCCGGGGTAATGGCAGAAGATGATGAAATCTTCGCCATAGCCTCCGAAGAAATGGCCCTAGGAGAAGTAGTAGATACAAGACACATTGAACAAATAGCACCCGGCGAAGTAAGAGTCTACGAAATATAAGGAGGCCAAAAATGAAAGAGGCGAAAATCAACGCCAAGGGGAAAACACCAAGGGAAGTTAACAGTAAACTCAAAAAACTGGCAAAAGAATATGACAAGATAATCATAGAAAACCCCAATGCAATGCACTACCTTGCAGCAGGCCTAACAGGAGACGTTGAGGTCATCATAGACGGATCCGCCGGATACTTCGCAGGTACAATGATACACGGTCCCAGGATAGAAATAAAAGGGAATGCCGGGTGGTTCCCAGCAGATAACATGACCCGTGGTAAAATCACAATTCATGGATCGGCAGGTGACGGGGTAGGCCAGGGCATATATGGTGGCACAGTCATCGTAAAAGAAGATGCCGGTTCAA encodes:
- a CDS encoding glutamine amidotransferase, whose product is MCGIAGIVYKDGKLHPAGRDMTKMLHALQHRGPDSAGFSIYGGLKLADDEYLLNIEIKEKKDLLDRVKETIEATTRIKSEEKIQSVENYIIYRCKISLESFSQLKPLIMEIDKIEDVTVLNGSHSFEMIKDVGTVLEIADRYNTWSKKGTHAIGHTRFSTESIVDRYHAHPFQSYIIPDITVVHNGQITNYWKIRDPLERKGHIFETTNDTECIVHYIADKLAEGYKLEEALEQSVKDMDGPFSYIVGTPKGIGIAKDQLGLRPGVMAEDDEIFAIASEEMALGEVVDTRHIEQIAPGEVRVYEI
- a CDS encoding GXGXG domain-containing protein, with the translated sequence MKEAKINAKGKTPREVNSKLKKLAKEYDKIIIENPNAMHYLAAGLTGDVEVIIDGSAGYFAGTMIHGPRIEIKGNAGWFPADNMTRGKITIHGSAGDGVGQGIYGGTVIVKEDAGSRTGEIMKNGTIIIGGNSGFMTGLYMMGGQIIVLGNLGKDAGESIIRGKIYFKGKAESLGKNAKINKITGEERKELEKILEENGFKLEKTEYTKFKKIIPRSKRPFYGKEVEEG